From Myxococcales bacterium, the proteins below share one genomic window:
- a CDS encoding biopolymer transporter ExbD, producing MAGGAQDSDDAINGINVTPLVDIMLVLLIIFMVTAKIIVSQSNVPLDLPKASSGRSDIQVVFSVVLAADGTTQVDSKPVPNDDAILALATDAAQKNADLRAVIKADSAVPHGRVIHVLDILKNAKVSKIAFGVTPVASGSPATIPAPAPAPKP from the coding sequence ATGGCCGGCGGCGCTCAAGACTCCGACGACGCGATCAACGGGATCAACGTCACCCCGCTCGTCGATATCATGTTGGTTTTGCTCATCATTTTCATGGTGACGGCCAAAATCATCGTGTCCCAGTCGAACGTCCCGCTCGACCTCCCGAAGGCCTCGAGCGGCCGGAGCGACATCCAGGTCGTCTTCAGCGTGGTGCTCGCGGCCGACGGAACGACCCAGGTCGACTCGAAGCCCGTCCCTAACGACGACGCGATCCTTGCGCTCGCCACCGACGCGGCTCAGAAGAACGCCGACCTCCGCGCGGTCATCAAGGCCGACTCGGCCGTGCCGCACGGGCGGGTGATCCACGTGCTCGATATTTTGAAGAACGCCAAGGTGTCCAAGATCGCCTTCGGGGTCACGCCCGTCGCATCGGGTAGCCCCGCGACCATCCCCGCCCCCGCCCCCGCCCCCAAGCCCTGA
- a CDS encoding MotA/TolQ/ExbB proton channel family protein encodes MVGLGAGWLLILMLVLSVVSLAITLERAFLYWSLRDDIPSLMKDLARLLRSGDIDGARRRLEASPSAEAAVVVAGIVEAELGAESAEEAMAGASALQRMKLEKRLAFLGTLGNNAPFIGLLGTVIGIVGAFDELGKVKAAAPGAVAAPAAAVAPEAVMTNIAEALVATAVGLLVAIPAVAAFNTFQRIVKGTLANTDAMSALVLAHLKADPEALAELAKAPAKVSKPASKKDDEPKKKADKAKDEKAKDEEDEG; translated from the coding sequence ATGGTCGGCCTCGGCGCCGGCTGGCTGTTGATCCTCATGCTCGTCCTGAGCGTGGTCTCCCTCGCCATCACGCTGGAGCGGGCCTTCCTCTACTGGTCCCTGCGGGACGACATCCCGTCCCTCATGAAAGACCTCGCGAGGCTGCTCCGCTCGGGCGACATCGACGGCGCGCGACGGCGCCTCGAGGCCTCCCCCAGCGCCGAGGCGGCGGTGGTGGTCGCGGGGATCGTCGAGGCCGAGCTCGGGGCCGAGAGCGCCGAAGAGGCCATGGCGGGGGCGTCGGCCCTCCAGCGCATGAAGCTCGAGAAGCGGCTCGCGTTCCTCGGAACCCTCGGAAATAACGCCCCGTTCATCGGGCTGCTCGGCACGGTCATCGGCATCGTCGGCGCCTTCGACGAGCTCGGCAAGGTCAAGGCGGCTGCCCCGGGTGCGGTGGCCGCTCCTGCCGCCGCGGTCGCCCCCGAGGCCGTCATGACCAATATCGCCGAGGCGCTCGTGGCCACGGCGGTCGGTCTTCTGGTCGCCATCCCGGCGGTCGCGGCGTTCAACACGTTCCAGCGCATCGTGAAGGGCACGCTCGCCAACACGGACGCGATGAGCGCCCTCGTCTTGGCGCACCTCAAGGCCGACCCCGAGGCCCTCGCCGAGCTCGCGAAGGCTCCCGCCAAAGTCTCCAAGCCCGCGTCCAAGAAAGACGACGAGCCGAAGAAGAAGGCGGACAAGGCCAAAGACGAGAAGGCCAAAGACGAAGAGGACGAAGGCTAA
- a CDS encoding tRNA pseudouridine(13) synthase TruD, with translation MDKPRARFKVIPEDFVVDEIPAYLPEGQGDHLYLHIKKRGLTTNDAVARIADTCGVPRRDVGVAGLKDKVAVTTQWLSIPALPGTKVEEKARAIEPDGTLEVLSLARHKNKLRTGHLDGNRFTIRLRGLPEAELPAISRAFLALGESGVPNAFGAQRFGKYGDNVERALAFLSGKERGPRDFRAKKFLFSSLQSHVFNAVLAEREAQGTWNRPLLGDLLKLETGGMFVCTDVATDTDRAVRGELGPTGPMFGVKMRSPEADALAFETAIVARELGPSFDLAATQKLGEGTRRPLVLRPKDVACRVEATPGEQGPDLLVEFVLPKGAYATTVLARVVDAHEGSSEPAHDSADGSQDGDPIDP, from the coding sequence GTGGACAAACCGCGCGCACGGTTCAAGGTGATTCCCGAGGATTTCGTGGTCGACGAGATCCCCGCCTACCTCCCCGAGGGCCAGGGAGACCACCTCTACCTCCACATCAAGAAGCGCGGCCTCACGACGAACGACGCGGTCGCCCGCATCGCCGACACCTGCGGCGTGCCCCGGAGAGACGTGGGCGTCGCTGGCCTCAAGGACAAGGTCGCCGTCACCACCCAGTGGCTCTCGATCCCGGCGCTCCCGGGCACCAAGGTCGAAGAGAAGGCCCGCGCGATCGAGCCCGACGGGACGCTCGAGGTGCTGTCCCTCGCCCGCCACAAAAACAAGCTCCGCACCGGCCACCTCGACGGAAACCGCTTCACGATCCGCCTGCGGGGCCTGCCGGAGGCCGAGCTCCCCGCGATCTCTCGGGCATTTTTGGCGCTCGGCGAGTCCGGTGTGCCGAACGCGTTCGGCGCGCAGCGCTTCGGGAAGTACGGCGACAACGTCGAACGAGCGCTCGCGTTCCTCTCGGGCAAAGAGCGTGGCCCGCGCGATTTTCGCGCCAAAAAGTTCCTCTTTTCCTCCCTCCAGTCGCACGTGTTCAACGCCGTGCTCGCCGAACGCGAGGCCCAAGGCACCTGGAATCGGCCGCTGCTCGGAGACCTCCTCAAGCTCGAGACCGGCGGAATGTTCGTCTGCACCGACGTCGCCACCGACACGGACCGCGCCGTTCGGGGGGAGCTCGGGCCCACGGGTCCCATGTTCGGCGTGAAGATGCGTTCACCCGAGGCCGACGCGCTCGCCTTCGAGACCGCGATCGTCGCGCGCGAGCTCGGGCCTTCGTTCGACCTCGCGGCGACACAAAAGCTCGGCGAAGGCACGCGACGACCGCTGGTCCTCCGCCCCAAGGACGTGGCCTGCCGAGTCGAGGCTACGCCAGGGGAACAAGGCCCCGACCTGTTGGTTGAATTCGTGCTACCGAAGGGTGCCTACGCGACGACCGTCCTTGCCCGGGTGGTCGACGCGCACGAAGGCTCCTCGGAGCCGGCCCACGATTCCGCGGACGGCTCTCAAGACGGCGACCCCATCGACCCGTGA
- a CDS encoding HAD-IG family 5'-nucleotidase, which translates to MSNIAWVGFDMDYTLAIYNQAEMDRLSIDATITKLIGRGYPELIRDVEVPIDFAVRGLLIDKRFGHVLKMDRYKNVNKGFHGFRELTKEELRALYHTKKVRPATPRYHWIDTLYALSEAVTYTALVHTLEDRGYAVDYAKLFTDIRECIDEAHRDGTILDAILADLPRFVIKDPKLAPTLHKLRSAGKRLFLLTNSRWAYTERMMTYLLGGSMSEYPSWRNFFDVVIVAATKPAFFQERRPLLEHENGRTKPVTFPLERGKVYEGGNLHELERAMGVTGDQVLYVGDHIYGDILRSKKDSAWRTAMIIQELEVEVLAHASCKEDFETLDRLEELRERHEDDLRFYQARIKDLTRQLEKDPSDKLEAERLRVKRAVERIRGVLRQIEAEATAIERRSDARFHAYFGSLMKEGNEQSSFGKQVDEYACIYTSRVSNLSAYSPAQTFRSPRDEMAHEIGD; encoded by the coding sequence ATGAGCAACATCGCGTGGGTCGGCTTCGACATGGACTACACGCTCGCGATCTACAACCAGGCCGAGATGGACCGGCTGTCGATCGACGCGACCATCACGAAGCTCATCGGGCGCGGGTACCCCGAGCTCATCCGAGACGTCGAGGTGCCGATCGATTTCGCGGTGCGTGGCCTGCTCATCGACAAGCGCTTCGGCCACGTGCTGAAGATGGACCGCTACAAGAACGTCAACAAGGGCTTCCACGGCTTCCGTGAGCTCACGAAAGAGGAGCTCCGCGCCCTCTATCACACGAAGAAGGTGCGCCCCGCGACGCCGCGGTACCACTGGATCGACACGCTCTACGCGCTCTCCGAGGCCGTCACCTACACCGCCCTCGTGCACACCCTCGAGGATCGCGGCTACGCGGTCGACTACGCGAAGCTCTTCACGGACATCCGCGAGTGCATCGACGAGGCCCACCGCGACGGCACCATCCTCGACGCGATCCTCGCCGACCTGCCAAGGTTCGTCATCAAGGACCCGAAGCTCGCGCCCACGCTCCACAAGCTCCGGAGCGCCGGAAAGCGGCTCTTTTTGCTCACGAACTCGCGCTGGGCGTACACCGAGCGCATGATGACCTACCTCCTCGGTGGGAGCATGAGCGAGTACCCGTCGTGGCGGAACTTCTTCGACGTCGTCATCGTCGCCGCCACGAAGCCCGCGTTCTTTCAGGAGCGACGACCTCTGCTCGAGCACGAGAACGGTCGGACGAAGCCGGTCACGTTTCCCCTCGAGCGCGGGAAGGTCTACGAGGGAGGGAACCTCCACGAGCTCGAGCGCGCCATGGGCGTGACCGGCGACCAGGTGCTCTACGTCGGCGATCACATCTACGGCGACATCCTCCGCTCCAAGAAGGACTCGGCCTGGCGCACGGCGATGATCATCCAGGAGCTCGAGGTCGAGGTGCTCGCCCACGCCTCCTGCAAAGAAGACTTCGAGACGCTCGACCGGCTCGAGGAGCTGCGCGAGCGCCACGAGGACGATCTCCGCTTCTACCAGGCGCGCATCAAGGACCTCACCCGCCAGCTCGAGAAGGACCCGTCCGACAAGCTCGAGGCGGAGCGGCTCCGCGTGAAGCGCGCCGTCGAGCGCATCCGCGGAGTGCTGCGCCAGATCGAGGCCGAAGCGACGGCGATCGAGCGGCGGTCCGACGCGCGTTTCCACGCCTACTTCGGCTCGCTCATGAAAGAGGGCAACGAACAGTCGAGCTTCGGCAAGCAGGTCGACGAGTACGCGTGCATCTACACGTCGCGAGTGTCGAACCTCTCGGCCTACTCGCCGGCTCAGACCTTCCGAAGCCCCCGCGACGAGATGGCGCACGAAATCGGGGACTGA
- a CDS encoding glutamine amidotransferase produces MRPLVVLRSGDVPPPIAATRGEYLGWFRREVGSTWTHAWLEHDVRTGGAFPDPAEVSGFVLTGSSASVTERAPWMLAFEAYLRDCVARDVPMLGVCFGHQILAQALGGLVEKNPNGREIGTREVRVLEPDPVFDELGSTFTVNTTHVDSVTRLPPGARVLARTELEPHAAYALPGRARGVQFHPEIDGDAMRSWVTLRRPLIEAEGLDADAILARSTDTPAGGAILRSFVRELVLGR; encoded by the coding sequence ATGCGTCCTCTCGTGGTCTTGCGCTCCGGCGACGTGCCCCCTCCCATCGCGGCTACGCGTGGCGAGTACCTCGGGTGGTTTCGGCGCGAGGTCGGCAGCACCTGGACGCACGCCTGGCTCGAGCACGACGTACGCACCGGCGGCGCGTTCCCGGATCCGGCCGAGGTCTCGGGCTTCGTGCTCACGGGCTCGAGCGCCAGTGTGACCGAGCGGGCGCCGTGGATGCTCGCCTTCGAGGCCTACTTGCGCGACTGTGTCGCCCGCGACGTGCCCATGCTCGGGGTGTGCTTCGGCCACCAAATCTTGGCGCAGGCGCTCGGTGGGCTCGTCGAGAAGAACCCGAACGGCCGCGAGATCGGCACACGCGAGGTCCGCGTACTCGAGCCCGATCCGGTCTTCGACGAGCTAGGGAGCACGTTCACCGTCAACACGACGCACGTCGACAGCGTCACGCGCCTTCCCCCGGGGGCGAGGGTGCTCGCGCGCACCGAGCTCGAGCCCCACGCCGCGTACGCGCTGCCGGGCCGAGCGCGAGGCGTGCAATTTCATCCCGAGATCGACGGCGACGCGATGCGGTCCTGGGTCACCCTGAGGCGCCCTCTCATCGAGGCCGAGGGGCTCGACGCCGACGCGATCCTCGCGCGGTCTACGGACACGCCCGCGGGCGGCGCGATCCTCCGGAGCTTCGTGCGCGAGCTCGTCCTGGGCCGCTGA